In one Carettochelys insculpta isolate YL-2023 chromosome 6, ASM3395843v1, whole genome shotgun sequence genomic region, the following are encoded:
- the LOC142015157 gene encoding olfactory receptor 5F1-like → MAGDNDTAVSEFILLAFMDSPDLLVPIFTLFLTIYIITLVGNLGMITLIFVDTQLHTPMYFFLSNLAFVDFCYSSTIAPKAMENFLAEKKTISFTGCFVQLYVFIALVSAECMLLAIMAYDRYVAICNPLLYTTVISWGLCLRMTAGAYALCLLNSMLLTILMSHLSFCHTSVINHFFCDSPPLLKLSCSNTHLIETLIFITAGVNTLSSILIILTSYIYIISAILRIPSTQGRHKAFSTCTSHLMAVTLFYGTGFFVYLQPSSSFTHIQNQVMSVFCTLVIPMLNPLIYSLRNKEVKAALQRLMGRIFFFQLL, encoded by the coding sequence ATGGCTGGAGACAACGACACAGCAGTGTCAGAATTCATCCTGCTGGCATTCATGGACTCTCCAGATCTCCTTGTTCCCATTTTCACACTGTTCCTCACGATCTACATTATCACCCTTGTGGGGAATCTTGGAATGATCACATTAATCTTTGTTGATacacagctccacacccccatgtactttttcctcaGCAATTTGGCTTTTGTGGATTTCTGCTACTCCTCTACTATCGCTCCCAAAGCCATGGAGAACTTCCTAGCAGAGAAGAAAACCATTTCTTTTACAGGATGCTTTGTGCAGTTGTATGTCTTTATAGCATTGGTCTCTGCTGAGTGCATGCTGTTGGCAATCATGGCCTATGACCGTTATGTGGCCATCTGCAATCCCTTGCTCTACACCACAGTCATATCCTGGGGACTTTGTCTCAGGATGACAGCTGGAGCATATGCCCTATGCTTACTGAACTCAATGCTACTAACCATTTTAATGAGCCATTTATCTTTCTGCCACACCAGTGTCATCAATCATTTTTTCTGTGATAGCCCCCCGCTCCTCAAGCTCTCCTGCTCCAACACACACCTCATCGAAACACTCATATTCATTACCGCTGGAGTAAATACACTGAGCTCCATCCTGATCATCCTCACCTCCTACATCTACATAATCTCTGCCATCCTGAGGATCCCCTCCACCCAGGGCAGAcacaaagccttctccacctgcacctcccacctgatGGCTGTCACTTTGTTTTATGGAACTGGCTTTTTTGTCTATTTACAACCCAGTTCAAGTTTCACACACATTCAGAACCAAGTGATGTCTGTGTTTTGCACTTTGGTTATCCCCATGCTGAATCCCTTGATCTACAGCTTGAGGAACAAGGAAGTAAAAGCTGCCCTCCAAAGACTGAtgggcagaatttttttttttcagttgctctga